One segment of Phaeacidiphilus oryzae TH49 DNA contains the following:
- a CDS encoding sugar phosphate isomerase/epimerase family protein produces the protein MKAGEGLERLSLNTATTKNWTLEQAVAGCVEAGIPGIGPWRDRVEEIGVDKAARLIRNAGLTVTSLCRGGFLTARAPEARRAALADNRLAIDEAATLGCSVLVLVVGGLPEGSRDLRGARRAVQDGIAELAPYAAERGVTLAIEPLHPMFCADRAVVATLRQALDMCDAIGAPNVGVCWDSYHVWWDPEVYEQTARAGSRIAAFQVCDWVLPLAEDALLSRGHVGDGCVEFEPLARAVRAAGWDGFTEVEIFNRRVWDTPGAETLRLLAERHRSVDWPW, from the coding sequence ATGAAGGCCGGCGAAGGCCTCGAACGGCTCTCCCTCAACACCGCGACCACCAAGAACTGGACGCTGGAGCAGGCGGTGGCCGGCTGCGTGGAGGCCGGGATCCCGGGCATCGGCCCCTGGCGGGACCGGGTGGAGGAGATCGGCGTGGACAAGGCGGCCCGCCTGATCCGCAACGCCGGACTGACCGTCACCAGCCTCTGCCGGGGCGGTTTCCTCACCGCCCGCGCCCCCGAGGCGCGCCGGGCCGCCCTGGCGGACAACCGCCTGGCCATCGACGAGGCGGCCACCCTCGGCTGCTCGGTGCTGGTGCTGGTGGTCGGCGGGCTGCCGGAGGGCAGCCGGGATCTCCGCGGCGCCCGCCGGGCCGTCCAGGACGGCATCGCCGAGCTGGCGCCGTACGCGGCCGAGCGCGGGGTGACGCTGGCCATCGAGCCGCTGCACCCGATGTTCTGCGCGGACCGCGCGGTGGTGGCCACCCTCCGCCAGGCCCTGGACATGTGCGACGCGATCGGCGCCCCCAACGTCGGCGTCTGCTGGGACAGCTACCACGTGTGGTGGGACCCGGAGGTCTATGAGCAGACCGCGCGGGCGGGCAGCCGGATCGCGGCCTTCCAGGTCTGCGACTGGGTGCTGCCGCTGGCCGAGGACGCCCTGCTGAGCCGGGGCCATGTCGGCGACGGCTGCGTGGAGTTCGAGCCGCTGGCCCGGGCCGTGCGGGCGGCGGGCTGGGACGGCTTCACCGAGGTGGAGATCTTCAACCGGCGGGTCTGGGACACGCCCGGCGCGGAGACCCTGCGGCTGCTGGCCGAGCGGCACCGGTCGGTCGACTGGCCCTGGTGA
- a CDS encoding Tex family protein produces the protein MPVVTPVTTRVTPTVEQRIAQELDVRAGQVEAAVGLLDGGSTVPFIARYRKEVTGGLDDAQLRSLEERLRYLREMEERRAAILESIESQGKLTDELRAQITAADSKARLEDIYLPYKPKRRTKAQIARENGLEPLAEALLADPGLDPRAEAAGYTGENVADEAAALEGARAILVERFGEDADLIGELRERMWNRGRLVSKVREGKEEQGAKFADYFDFAEDFTSLPSHRVLAMLRGEKEEVLELVLEPEPADDATAAETGRSGPERVIAKRYEIADRGRPGDKWLLDTVRWAWRTRILVHLGLDLRGRLRTEAEDEAVRVFAANLRDLLLAAPAGTRATMGLDPGLRTGVKVAVVDATGKVVATDTIYPHEPRRKWDDSLATLARLCKAHDVELIAIGNGTASRETDRLAGELIKKNPELKVIKAVVSEAGASVYSASAYASQELPGLDVSLRGAVSIARRLQDPLAELVKIDPKSIGVGQYQHDVSELKLSRSLDAVVEDCVNAVGVDLNTASAPLLTRVSGIGAGLADNIVAHRDANGPFRNRKQLKDVARLGPKAFEQCAGFLRIPNGDDPLDASGVHPESYAVVRRIQNAAGAAEAGGLKSLMGNDKALRALKPQDFVDESAGIGLPTVTDILRELEKPGRDPRPAFRTAEFKEGVETLGDLRPGMLLEGTVTNVAAFGAFVDVGVHQDGLVHVSAMSRNFVKDPREVAKSGDIVRVKVLDVDIQRKRISLTMRLDEEAAPGGAGGAGGSGGERGQRGQRGERAPRQRGGNGGSGGARSGGAGGGRQGGGRQQQRQGPPPPANSAMADALRRAGLTK, from the coding sequence ATGCCTGTCGTGACTCCAGTGACTACCCGCGTTACCCCGACCGTAGAGCAGCGCATCGCCCAGGAACTCGACGTGCGTGCCGGACAGGTGGAGGCCGCCGTCGGCCTGCTGGACGGCGGCTCGACAGTTCCCTTCATCGCCCGCTACCGCAAGGAGGTGACCGGCGGGCTCGACGACGCCCAGCTGCGCTCCCTCGAGGAGCGGCTCCGCTATCTGCGGGAGATGGAGGAGCGGAGGGCGGCGATCCTCGAGTCGATCGAGTCGCAGGGCAAGCTCACGGACGAACTGCGCGCCCAGATCACGGCCGCCGACTCCAAGGCCCGCCTGGAGGACATCTACCTGCCCTACAAGCCCAAGCGGCGCACCAAGGCGCAGATCGCCCGGGAGAACGGCCTGGAGCCGCTCGCCGAGGCGCTGCTCGCCGACCCGGGGCTGGACCCGAGGGCCGAGGCGGCCGGCTACACCGGCGAGAACGTCGCCGACGAGGCCGCCGCGCTGGAGGGCGCCCGGGCCATCCTGGTCGAGCGGTTCGGCGAGGACGCCGATCTGATCGGCGAGCTGCGCGAGCGGATGTGGAACCGCGGCCGGCTGGTCTCCAAGGTGCGGGAGGGCAAGGAGGAGCAGGGCGCGAAGTTCGCCGACTACTTCGACTTCGCCGAGGACTTCACCTCGCTGCCCTCGCACCGGGTGCTGGCCATGCTCCGTGGGGAGAAGGAGGAGGTGCTGGAGCTCGTCCTGGAGCCCGAGCCCGCCGACGACGCCACCGCAGCCGAGACCGGCCGCAGCGGCCCGGAGCGGGTGATCGCCAAGCGCTACGAGATCGCCGACCGCGGGCGCCCGGGCGACAAGTGGCTGCTGGACACCGTCCGCTGGGCCTGGCGCACCCGCATCCTGGTCCACCTCGGGCTCGACCTGCGCGGCCGGCTGCGCACCGAGGCCGAGGACGAGGCGGTCCGGGTCTTCGCGGCCAACCTCCGCGACCTGCTGCTGGCCGCCCCGGCCGGCACCCGGGCCACCATGGGGCTGGACCCGGGGCTGCGCACCGGCGTCAAGGTCGCCGTGGTCGACGCCACCGGCAAAGTGGTCGCCACCGACACCATCTATCCCCACGAGCCGCGGCGTAAGTGGGACGACTCGCTGGCCACCCTGGCCCGGCTGTGCAAGGCGCACGACGTCGAGCTGATCGCCATCGGCAACGGCACGGCCTCCCGGGAGACCGACCGGCTGGCGGGCGAACTGATCAAGAAGAACCCCGAGTTGAAGGTCATCAAGGCGGTGGTCTCGGAGGCCGGCGCCTCGGTCTACTCGGCCAGCGCCTACGCCTCCCAGGAGCTGCCCGGCCTGGACGTCTCGCTGCGCGGGGCGGTCTCCATCGCCCGCCGGCTCCAGGATCCGCTGGCCGAGCTGGTGAAGATCGACCCCAAGTCGATCGGGGTCGGCCAGTACCAGCACGACGTCTCCGAGCTGAAGCTGTCCCGCTCGCTGGACGCGGTGGTCGAGGACTGCGTCAACGCGGTCGGGGTGGACCTCAACACCGCCTCGGCGCCGCTCCTCACCAGGGTCTCCGGAATCGGCGCCGGGCTGGCCGACAACATCGTCGCCCACCGGGACGCCAACGGGCCGTTCCGCAACCGCAAGCAGCTCAAGGACGTGGCCCGGCTCGGGCCGAAGGCCTTCGAGCAGTGCGCGGGCTTCCTCCGGATCCCCAACGGCGACGACCCGCTGGACGCCTCCGGCGTCCACCCGGAGTCCTACGCGGTGGTGCGGCGGATCCAGAACGCGGCCGGCGCCGCCGAGGCCGGTGGGCTCAAGTCCCTGATGGGCAACGACAAGGCGCTGCGCGCGCTGAAGCCGCAGGACTTCGTCGACGAGTCGGCGGGCATCGGCCTGCCCACCGTCACCGACATCCTGCGCGAGCTGGAGAAGCCCGGCCGGGACCCGCGTCCGGCCTTCCGCACGGCGGAGTTCAAGGAGGGCGTGGAGACCCTCGGCGACCTGCGGCCGGGGATGCTGCTGGAGGGCACGGTGACCAACGTGGCCGCCTTCGGCGCCTTCGTGGACGTCGGCGTCCACCAGGACGGCCTGGTGCATGTCTCGGCGATGTCCCGGAACTTCGTCAAGGACCCGCGCGAGGTGGCCAAGTCCGGGGACATCGTCCGGGTGAAGGTGCTGGACGTGGACATCCAGCGGAAGCGGATCTCGCTCACCATGCGGCTGGACGAGGAAGCGGCCCCGGGCGGCGCGGGCGGCGCCGGGGGGTCCGGCGGCGAGCGCGGGCAGCGGGGGCAGCGCGGGGAGCGGGCTCCGCGGCAGCGCGGCGGGAACGGGGGGAGCGGCGGCGCTCGCTCCGGTGGCGCCGGCGGCGGTCGCCAGGGCGGCGGCCGCCAGCAGCAGCGGCAGGGGCCGCCGCCGCCCGCGAACAGCGCGATGGCGGACGCCCTCCGCCGGGCCGGCCTGACGAAGTAG
- a CDS encoding TetR/AcrR family transcriptional regulator, producing MSGEMPAEGLDARRRRVLQTRETLARAAFELLLKHGWSSLTIEAISDHAEMSRRTFSRHFTGKEDALAEVLGADLRMINEALEQRPAEEPPLVAYRRAVADWLRRERRAWHRSPHGADLLRLIEDRPELRAAFLRVRQDAEARTAELMAPRIPVRPPASASCGPHAQHPSDVRLRAALAAAVATSAFGTAVRLWVAGPAECDLAGLVQSAFDELGCLVDESERPAAVPTAVADRIPGAREADHASPARC from the coding sequence ATGAGCGGGGAAATGCCCGCCGAGGGCCTTGACGCCCGACGGCGGCGTGTGCTGCAGACCCGGGAGACACTGGCCCGGGCCGCCTTCGAGCTGCTCCTGAAGCACGGCTGGTCGTCGTTGACCATCGAGGCGATCAGCGATCACGCCGAGATGTCCCGCCGGACCTTCTCCCGGCACTTCACCGGCAAGGAGGACGCCCTCGCCGAGGTGCTCGGCGCCGACCTCCGGATGATCAACGAGGCGCTGGAGCAGCGGCCGGCCGAGGAGCCGCCGCTCGTCGCCTACCGGCGGGCGGTCGCCGACTGGCTCCGCCGTGAGCGGCGGGCCTGGCACCGCTCCCCGCACGGCGCGGACCTCCTCCGGCTGATCGAGGACCGGCCGGAGCTGCGGGCGGCCTTTCTGCGGGTCCGCCAGGACGCCGAGGCCCGCACCGCCGAGCTGATGGCCCCGCGCATCCCCGTCCGTCCGCCGGCCTCCGCCTCGTGCGGGCCCCACGCCCAGCACCCGTCCGACGTCCGGCTGCGGGCGGCACTGGCCGCCGCCGTCGCCACCTCCGCCTTCGGCACCGCGGTACGGCTGTGGGTGGCCGGGCCGGCCGAGTGCGACCTGGCCGGGCTGGTGCAGAGCGCCTTCGACGAACTCGGCTGCCTGGTCGACGAGTCCGAGCGGCCCGCGGCCGTGCCGACCGCGGTCGCCGACCGCATCCCCGGAGCGAGGGAGGCGGACCATGCGTCCCCTGCGCGGTGCTGA
- a CDS encoding Rv1733c family protein: MRPLRGADRTLARLRAHARRAAGRDPNPLIRRADRVRSGLVLIGVLTVVALLALCWLPGLLVRDFENAETAQQAPHRHRISAVAVADSAPSDAPQPFSGTAGYETELGWTYPAGTPHRLLVETSDAQRAGTRTQLWVDDSGRPVPPPRTQSDITVDALWTSGSTLLAEAMLGVAAVTVGRAVLHRRAQRAWEREWAQVEPRWTGRAGRSA; encoded by the coding sequence ATGCGTCCCCTGCGCGGTGCTGACCGCACGCTGGCCCGGTTGCGCGCCCATGCGCGCCGGGCGGCCGGGCGGGATCCCAACCCGCTGATCCGCCGGGCCGACCGGGTGCGCAGCGGCCTGGTGCTGATCGGCGTCCTGACCGTCGTCGCGCTGCTGGCGCTGTGCTGGCTGCCGGGACTGCTGGTACGCGACTTCGAGAACGCCGAGACCGCCCAGCAGGCCCCGCACCGGCACCGGATCAGCGCGGTGGCGGTGGCCGACTCCGCGCCCTCGGACGCGCCGCAGCCGTTCTCCGGCACCGCCGGCTACGAGACCGAGCTCGGCTGGACGTATCCGGCCGGCACCCCCCACCGGCTGCTGGTGGAGACCTCGGACGCGCAGCGGGCCGGGACCCGCACCCAGCTCTGGGTGGACGACTCGGGCAGGCCGGTCCCGCCGCCCCGCACCCAGAGCGACATCACCGTGGACGCCCTGTGGACCTCGGGGTCGACGCTGCTGGCCGAGGCGATGCTCGGGGTGGCCGCGGTGACGGTCGGCCGAGCCGTCCTCCACCGCCGCGCGCAGCGCGCCTGGGAGCGCGAGTGGGCCCAGGTCGAACCCCGCTGGACCGGCCGGGCCGGCCGCTCGGCCTAG
- a CDS encoding PDR/VanB family oxidoreductase, with protein MSKTADEAATALVVTDRQEPAEGVAVLTLRPADGAAPLPPWTPGAHLDLLLADGLVRQYSLCGDPGAGAASDGWRIAVLREPESRGGSAYVHEKLTPGTVVDSRGPRNNFPLEPAPRYRFVAGGIGITPLLPMLAAAEAAGADWRLLYGGRRRASMAFLDELARYGDKVAVRPQDEYGLLDLPAFLGEDSADALVYCCGPEPLLAAAERTVPEGALRVERFSPKEPVGGGADTAFEVVLSASGRSLTVPADRSVLETLEEAGVDILSSCREGTCGTCETGVLDGVPDHRDSLLTPAEQAAGDTMFVCVSRCRGSRLVLDL; from the coding sequence ATGAGCAAGACCGCTGACGAGGCCGCCACCGCCCTGGTGGTGACGGATCGTCAGGAACCGGCCGAGGGCGTCGCCGTCCTCACCCTGCGCCCCGCCGACGGCGCCGCCCCGCTGCCGCCCTGGACCCCGGGGGCGCATCTGGACCTGCTGCTCGCCGACGGGCTGGTCAGGCAGTACTCGCTCTGCGGCGACCCGGGCGCCGGCGCCGCCTCCGACGGCTGGCGGATCGCGGTCCTCCGCGAGCCGGAGAGCCGCGGCGGATCCGCCTACGTCCACGAGAAGCTGACCCCCGGCACGGTGGTCGACTCGCGCGGCCCGCGGAACAACTTCCCGCTGGAGCCGGCCCCGCGCTACCGCTTCGTCGCCGGCGGCATCGGCATCACCCCGCTGCTGCCGATGCTCGCCGCCGCCGAGGCGGCCGGCGCCGACTGGCGGCTGCTGTACGGCGGCCGCCGCCGTGCCTCGATGGCCTTCCTGGACGAACTCGCCCGCTACGGCGACAAGGTGGCGGTCCGCCCGCAGGACGAGTACGGGCTGCTCGACCTGCCTGCCTTCCTGGGCGAGGACTCCGCGGACGCGCTGGTCTACTGCTGCGGCCCGGAGCCGCTGCTGGCCGCCGCCGAGCGGACGGTGCCCGAGGGCGCCCTCCGCGTCGAGCGGTTCAGTCCGAAGGAGCCGGTCGGCGGCGGCGCCGACACCGCCTTCGAGGTGGTCCTCTCCGCCTCCGGCCGCAGCCTCACCGTGCCCGCCGACCGCTCGGTGCTGGAGACCCTGGAGGAGGCCGGCGTGGACATCCTCTCCAGCTGCCGCGAGGGCACCTGCGGAACCTGCGAGACGGGTGTGCTCGACGGCGTCCCGGACCACCGGGACTCCCTCCTCACCCCCGCCGAGCAGGCCGCCGGCGACACCATGTTCGTCTGCGTCTCCCGCTGCCGCGGCAGCCGGCTGGTGCTCGACCTCTGA
- a CDS encoding aromatic ring-hydroxylating dioxygenase subunit alpha yields MPTPTPFPRNQWYVAAYTSEIGHELFARTICSEPIVFYRTEESGEVTALADRCVHRRFPLSESRLDGDRVVCGYHGFTYDRTGGCVYVPGQQRIPRTARVAAYPVVEQDSLVWIWIGDPALADAAAVPRAPWLDREGWTTVRGMEPLAARYSLLVDNLLDLSHETYLHGGYIGTPEVAETPITTEVDEEAGMVRVSRRMADAACPPFYAESTGLKDRISRWQDIEYFAPCLYQLHSRIAPVGSVPAADGSDPEGFHMEIFYAITPETETSTHDFWAVSRDFCVDDAKISEFVHQFNREVVLQDVVALDKLERVIAEEPEGVQELSINIDTGGLAARRLLKRLVEQGEKPLETAP; encoded by the coding sequence ATGCCGACACCGACGCCCTTCCCCCGCAACCAGTGGTACGTCGCCGCCTACACCTCGGAGATCGGGCACGAGCTCTTCGCCCGGACCATCTGCTCCGAGCCGATCGTCTTCTACCGGACCGAGGAGTCCGGAGAGGTCACCGCGCTCGCCGACCGCTGCGTCCACCGCCGTTTCCCGCTCTCCGAGAGCCGCCTCGACGGCGACCGGGTGGTCTGCGGCTACCACGGCTTCACCTACGACCGCACCGGCGGCTGCGTCTACGTCCCCGGCCAGCAGCGCATCCCGCGCACCGCCCGGGTCGCCGCCTACCCGGTGGTCGAGCAGGACTCGCTGGTCTGGATCTGGATCGGCGACCCGGCGCTCGCCGACGCCGCCGCCGTCCCGCGCGCCCCCTGGCTGGACCGCGAGGGCTGGACCACCGTCCGCGGGATGGAGCCGCTGGCCGCCCGCTACTCGCTGCTGGTCGACAACCTCCTCGACCTCTCCCACGAGACCTACCTCCACGGCGGCTACATCGGCACCCCCGAGGTCGCCGAGACCCCGATCACCACCGAGGTGGACGAGGAGGCCGGGATGGTCCGGGTCTCCCGCCGGATGGCCGACGCCGCCTGCCCGCCCTTCTACGCCGAGTCCACCGGCCTCAAGGACCGGATCAGCCGCTGGCAGGACATCGAGTACTTCGCCCCCTGCCTCTACCAGCTGCACAGCAGGATCGCCCCGGTCGGCTCGGTGCCCGCCGCCGACGGCAGCGACCCCGAGGGCTTCCACATGGAGATCTTCTACGCGATCACCCCGGAGACCGAGACCAGCACCCACGACTTCTGGGCGGTCTCCCGCGACTTCTGCGTCGACGACGCGAAGATCTCGGAGTTCGTCCACCAGTTCAACCGCGAGGTCGTCCTCCAGGACGTGGTCGCGCTGGACAAGCTGGAGCGGGTGATCGCCGAAGAGCCCGAGGGCGTCCAGGAGTTGAGCATCAACATCGACACCGGCGGGCTGGCCGCCCGGCGCCTGCTGAAGCGGCTGGTCGAACAGGGCGAGAAGCCGCTGGAGACCGCGCCGTGA
- a CDS encoding IclR family transcriptional regulator yields the protein MPVAEDSAVPAPAGQDGGRPARTVADRLLGVLDAFDQTHRRLTLSELARRTGLPLATTHRMVARLTCWGALERAEDGSYTIGLRLWEVAALAPRGLGLREAALPYLEDLYEATHENVHLAVADGVETVYIERLSGREAVGVLSRVGARWPLSVTGVGLVLAAHAAPAVQSAVCAHPPRAFTPYTITDPARIRAMLAEVRRTGLAVSDRQITDDALSAAAPIRSADGTVVAAVGLVVRAGEGRVPELAPTLRVAARGISRALGWPGN from the coding sequence ATGCCCGTAGCCGAGGACAGCGCCGTCCCGGCCCCCGCCGGCCAGGACGGCGGGCGTCCCGCGCGCACCGTCGCCGACCGGCTGCTCGGGGTCCTGGACGCCTTCGACCAGACCCACCGCCGCCTCACCCTCAGCGAGCTCGCCCGCCGCACCGGGCTCCCGCTGGCCACCACCCACCGCATGGTCGCCCGGCTGACCTGCTGGGGCGCCCTGGAACGGGCTGAGGACGGCAGCTACACCATCGGCCTGCGGTTGTGGGAGGTGGCCGCCCTCGCCCCGCGCGGCCTCGGCCTGCGCGAGGCCGCGCTGCCATATCTGGAGGACCTCTACGAGGCCACCCACGAGAACGTCCATCTCGCGGTGGCCGACGGCGTGGAGACGGTCTACATCGAACGGCTCTCCGGGCGCGAGGCCGTCGGGGTCCTCAGCCGGGTGGGGGCCCGCTGGCCGCTCAGCGTCACCGGCGTCGGCCTGGTGCTGGCCGCGCACGCCGCCCCGGCGGTGCAGTCCGCCGTCTGCGCCCATCCGCCCCGGGCCTTCACCCCGTACACGATCACCGATCCGGCCCGGATCCGGGCGATGCTGGCCGAGGTCCGGCGGACCGGGCTGGCCGTGAGCGACCGCCAGATCACCGACGACGCCCTCTCCGCGGCGGCCCCGATCCGGTCCGCGGACGGCACGGTGGTGGCCGCGGTCGGCCTGGTGGTGCGGGCGGGGGAGGGGCGGGTCCCGGAGCTCGCCCCGACCCTGCGGGTGGCCGCCCGCGGCATCTCCCGCGCCCTGGGCTGGCCCGGCAACTGA
- a CDS encoding PaaX family transcriptional regulator, with protein sequence MLSFFGIHVLGRPRAVSSGSVIDVFGRAGITEEAVRSTLTRMVNRELLERHRRGRKMYFGLTARAVGVLRDGHDRVWRAGAVNRDWNGRWTLVGFSLPEAWRSERHDLRSRLIWGGFGPLQNGLWVAPSEADVPGLLAGLGLDAQLRVFRGELIAPSDAGQVLAQAFDMPGIAAGYRAFLDRWEDGRTPVEDPLARQLLVHTDWLDLVRRDPHLPAEHLPADWPAVRAEEVFRSHARRCEKPAARLAEQVVDAIELD encoded by the coding sequence ATGCTCAGCTTCTTCGGCATCCACGTCCTGGGCCGGCCCCGCGCGGTCTCCTCCGGCAGTGTGATCGACGTCTTCGGCCGGGCCGGCATCACCGAGGAGGCGGTCCGCTCCACGCTGACCCGGATGGTCAACCGCGAGCTGCTGGAGCGCCACCGCCGCGGCCGCAAGATGTACTTCGGCCTCACCGCCCGCGCCGTCGGGGTGCTGCGCGACGGCCACGACCGGGTCTGGCGGGCCGGCGCCGTCAACCGGGACTGGAACGGCCGCTGGACCCTGGTCGGCTTCTCCCTTCCGGAGGCCTGGCGCAGCGAGCGGCACGACCTGCGCTCCCGGCTGATCTGGGGCGGCTTCGGCCCGCTGCAGAACGGCCTGTGGGTGGCCCCCTCCGAGGCGGACGTACCCGGACTGCTGGCCGGGCTCGGACTGGACGCCCAACTCCGGGTGTTCCGGGGCGAGTTGATCGCCCCCTCGGACGCCGGCCAGGTGCTCGCCCAGGCCTTCGACATGCCCGGGATCGCGGCCGGCTACCGGGCCTTCCTGGACCGCTGGGAGGACGGCCGGACCCCCGTCGAGGATCCGCTGGCCCGCCAGCTCCTGGTGCACACCGACTGGCTGGACCTGGTCCGCCGGGACCCCCATCTGCCGGCCGAGCACCTGCCGGCGGACTGGCCCGCGGTCCGCGCCGAGGAGGTCTTCCGCAGCCACGCCCGCCGCTGCGAGAAGCCCGCCGCCCGGCTCGCCGAGCAGGTCGTCGACGCCATCGAGCTGGACTGA
- a CDS encoding SDR family oxidoreductase: protein MDLNSKTAVVTGAGRGLGRAYATALAAAGAAVVVNDVDAEAAEAVAKEITRAGGRAVAQPGPVGPAATADALVARAVEEFGRLDVMVTNAGVLRDRVLWKMSDEDFDTVVDVHLRGTFTCVRSAVLRMREQGGGGRIIVAGSPAGQRGNFGQTNYSAVKAGIVAMVRTWAMELAKAGITANAVVPNAATEMTRTMPVFAPHIEAYEADGTPFPDALRKGVAFGTPEDCAGAVVWLASDASEGVTGQAIGIGGDKLSLWSHPEEVSAAYTDGGWSAEEIAAAWPVSVGARPATYGIPAPKL, encoded by the coding sequence ATGGACCTGAACAGCAAGACCGCCGTCGTCACCGGCGCCGGCCGCGGCCTCGGCCGCGCCTACGCCACCGCCCTGGCCGCCGCGGGAGCGGCCGTCGTCGTCAACGACGTGGACGCCGAGGCCGCCGAGGCCGTCGCCAAGGAGATCACCCGGGCCGGCGGCCGGGCCGTCGCCCAGCCGGGCCCGGTCGGCCCGGCCGCCACCGCGGACGCCCTGGTCGCCCGGGCGGTCGAGGAGTTCGGGCGGCTGGACGTGATGGTCACCAACGCCGGCGTGCTCCGCGACCGGGTGCTGTGGAAGATGTCCGACGAGGACTTCGACACGGTGGTCGACGTCCATCTGCGGGGCACCTTCACCTGCGTGCGGTCGGCGGTGCTGCGGATGCGCGAGCAGGGCGGGGGCGGGCGGATCATCGTCGCCGGCTCCCCGGCCGGGCAGCGCGGCAACTTCGGGCAGACCAACTACTCGGCGGTCAAGGCCGGCATCGTGGCGATGGTCCGCACCTGGGCGATGGAGCTGGCCAAGGCCGGCATCACGGCGAACGCGGTGGTGCCCAACGCGGCCACCGAGATGACCCGTACGATGCCGGTCTTCGCCCCGCACATCGAGGCCTACGAGGCGGACGGCACGCCGTTCCCGGACGCGCTGCGGAAGGGCGTCGCCTTCGGCACCCCCGAGGACTGCGCGGGCGCGGTGGTCTGGCTGGCCTCGGACGCGAGCGAGGGGGTCACCGGGCAGGCGATCGGGATCGGCGGGGACAAGCTCTCCCTCTGGTCGCACCCGGAGGAGGTCTCCGCCGCGTACACCGACGGCGGCTGGTCCGCCGAGGAGATCGCCGCCGCCTGGCCGGTCTCGGTCGGCGCGCGGCCGGCCACGTACGGCATCCCCGCCCCCAAGCTCTAG
- a CDS encoding amidohydrolase family protein, with amino-acid sequence MAAQTATTPRKFDLDAISAIDVHVHAEVSSKGGTSLDSSLDQAADKYFKREEEHRHPTLEQIAATYRERNMACVVFTVDAETATGTEPVPNEEIAEAAAANPDVIIPFAGLDPHKGKAAIRQARRLVEEYGVRGFKFHPSVQAFRPNDRMAYPLYETIQELGAIAVFHTGQTGIGAGVPGGGGIRLKYSHPMDIDDVAVDFPHLPIIMAHPSFPWQDEALAVATHKPTVYIDLSGWSPKYFPPQLVQYANSLLKDKVLFGSDYPMLTPDRWLADFEKLPIKDEVRPKILKENAARLLGLSKD; translated from the coding sequence ATGGCAGCTCAGACGGCGACGACGCCGCGGAAGTTCGACCTGGACGCGATCAGCGCGATCGACGTCCATGTGCACGCCGAGGTCTCGAGCAAGGGGGGGACCTCCCTGGACTCCTCCCTCGACCAGGCCGCCGACAAGTACTTCAAGCGGGAGGAGGAGCACCGGCACCCCACCCTGGAGCAGATCGCCGCCACCTACCGCGAGCGGAACATGGCCTGCGTGGTCTTCACCGTGGACGCGGAGACCGCGACCGGGACCGAGCCGGTGCCGAACGAGGAGATCGCGGAGGCGGCCGCGGCCAACCCGGACGTGATCATCCCCTTCGCCGGCCTCGACCCGCACAAGGGCAAGGCGGCGATCCGCCAGGCCCGGCGGCTGGTGGAGGAGTACGGGGTGCGCGGCTTCAAGTTCCACCCCAGCGTGCAGGCCTTCCGGCCGAACGACCGGATGGCGTACCCGCTCTACGAGACCATCCAGGAGCTGGGCGCGATCGCGGTCTTCCACACCGGGCAGACCGGGATCGGGGCCGGGGTGCCGGGCGGCGGCGGGATCCGCCTCAAGTACTCGCATCCGATGGACATCGACGACGTGGCGGTGGACTTCCCGCACCTGCCGATCATCATGGCGCACCCCTCCTTCCCCTGGCAGGACGAGGCGCTGGCGGTGGCCACCCACAAGCCGACCGTGTACATCGACCTGTCGGGCTGGTCGCCGAAGTACTTCCCGCCGCAGCTGGTGCAGTACGCCAACTCGCTGCTCAAGGACAAGGTGCTGTTCGGCTCGGACTACCCGATGCTCACCCCGGACCGCTGGCTGGCGGACTTCGAGAAGCTGCCGATCAAGGACGAGGTCCGGCCGAAGATCCTCAAGGAGAACGCCGCGCGACTCCTCGGCCTCTCGAAGGACTGA